The nucleotide window GTAAAGCTAAATCCAAACTTTCTGGAAGCTGCTATAGACAGTTTGCCACTTTTCCAAGACGTAGATGacgaacaaatttaatttttttttatttttaaatgtttatacctacatacatatatcctacatatgtatattgcgttgtatataaaatgtaaatacactgaattcaaatacataaaatacatatatgtaaaacaaatacatatagtttTTCAATCACCATGAACAACACATCACTTATAGCTGCCAAAAAAGTACGCGAAACTAAAAATTGTCGAAGTGCTTAACAGTTTTAAAATGATCGAAAAAACTGTTTCGCGACTGCGACTGCTGACGACTTGCGAAGCAAATATAACGCTTTTGCTTTGGTTTGTGCAGCTGATCAAACACAAGCAAAGCAATGTGAAAAACTGCAAACCAATGACTGCCAAAAGTGCTGCGCATTTTCCTAATAATtgttttctgcttttgctttgcttgcgACTGCTGCTTTTTCTAAAGCATAAGCAAAagtaaaagcgaaaaaaaacttATCGTAGTTTTTTAATCACTGGTAATTACAACGAATGCAAGAATTGGAGGCAAGTAGCAACCACATTAATGGAAGACATACGACAATTCGAAGGACATAATATATATGCCCAAGAATTAATAATGATCAGAGGAATAGTCCAAGTATTGACAAAAGAAATGCAAGCTAAAGCAATGAGAACATTCGTCACTGGACTGAGAAGTGTAGCTATCAAGAATGCTATCTATGCACGAGCCTGCACAACATTAGCAGATGCCTACAGTATCGCCCGTATAATGCAACATGATTTACGCCGTCAGAACCTGAGTACATTACCGTGATACAACCATCATGAGAATCATAATTTCAGCAATCAACATCAGAATAATTATTCTTGTCAACAATAACCCCCAGTTGAACCATCCACCATATTCCGTAGACCAACGAGACACGGTTACAACAAGAATCAGCAACAACCACCACGAAATCCGCAGCCTCGACAGAATTATCAGAATCCATTTAAGAAAGTAGCAGGAGCATTGGGATACAAACGAGAACTAGATAATACAAGTCATGCTAATATGCAACCAAAGAATCAACGGATCAACCAAATTACACACGATCAACAATCAAatacagaatatttttttattctaaggcATGGGTTACCAACGCTTGTAAGGACCACAGAAGAAGGTAACtcagtgtatattttaattgatagtggtactgaagaaaattatgtaaatccaAAATTCCCTCACGCAAAAAGGATAGAAgtagaaagtaaaaaacaagCCGCTACTTTACGCggtaaatcattaattaaatataaaattaaagtgaATATAATAGGATACAGTATGGAATTTTTAGAACTCGATACTTTACAAGATTTCCACTTCCATGTTGCTACTGACACAATTTTTAGAATtgtatgaaatgtcaaacaaatgaaatgtaaacaaaagagaacagctgatttctgcgtttttaccacgtttttgactgtgcacacattttgccgataaggaaggaaaaggaaggaaggaaggaagcgtTTTTGAGTGTTTCTACTATTATTAGGAAAATGCGCAGCACTTTTAAGGTCATTGGTTTGCAGTTTTTCACATTGCTTTGCTTGTGTTTGATCAGCTGCACAAACCAAAGCAAAAGcgttatacgagtacatatttgCTTCGCAAGTTGTCAGCAGTCGCAGTCGCGAAACAGTTTTTTCGATCATTTTAAAACTGTTAATCACTTCGacagttttaaattattttgctatttaagggcacattgaaaaaattgatagtcATTAGTTTTTCTTAACTGCAATGGGGCGGAGCAAGCAATCGGAAATTTGGCAGTTTTTTGATAACAATCCAGACGACGGTTTTGCTACATGCAAAACttgtaaaaataaactaaaaaataatagactGTCGAacttaaaaacacatttaattaaaatacacagTATAAATGTTTCATTGAATAATACAGAACTATCGGAAACTTCTTCGATAACTTCTTTATCAAAAGtaatagtgaaaaaaaaagtaacaatTAAGATTAATAAAAAGCAGCTACTGAGATCATATATTGGTCTAGTCACCGAAGATTCTATTCCGTTTAATGTGCTAAATTCGGTAAATATGAAACATATTTTGAATCCTATTTGTGAAGGACTTTTTGCTGCAGACGGAAAACAAAGATGTTTGAATGCTTCAAACTCCAAGAAGACTTTACAGATCGTTGCTAACAATATTCGAAACGACATAACAGCAGAAGTGAAAAAAAGACTGTTATCGTTAAAAATAGACAGTTCTACGCGGCTATACCGAAACATTTTTGGCATTAGTGCGCAATTTATAACAAATGTGCTGATAAAATCACGCGTTCTAGGAATGGTAGAATTGAAGGGTGCTAGATCGAGTACTAGCAAAAATCTAGCCATGGAAATtataaaaaccttaaaaaaatacGACATTACTTTAAGACAAATAGTGTCAGTTACATCGGATAATGGCGCAAATATGCTTAAAGCAACTAAAATATTGTCTTTTGTTTGGCAAGAAGAATTGGAAGAAAATGAAGCAGATTGCGCGAATGATGagtatcttaaaaaaatcgaacttGTTGAGGAAATGCTAGATATGCTATTGGGCGATATTCAAGTTTGCCGTTGCGCTGCTCATACTTCACAGCTTTGGGCGCTCGACGTAACAAAATCCTCAGCTGTAACAAAGTACCTATTAACATGCCgtaatttgacaaaatatgtgagaaaaacaacaaatggaTATCGAGCTATATTTGAATTAAAGCAATTAAAGATGCCTCAACTAGATTGCCCTACAAGATGGAGATCGACCTTCGTAATGGTGGAAAATTTGAAGGCAGCAAAAGACGTTCTAAAAGAAATCGAATCCGTTAATTATAAGACCGAAGATGAAAATTTCGAGTTAGATGACTCCCTTTGGGAATTCGTTGAAAGCTATTGTCTTGTATTTAATCCATtacaaaaaagcataaaaatatttcaagaagaaCAATTATACTACGGCAACTTCTATGCACAATGGCTCAAGTGCAAAATATGCacggaaaatattattaaagataCGAACCACCCACTACTTAAAACAATCGGCGATATGATTTTGCAGTCCTTCGAAAAAAGAACAAACACGTTAATGCACACACACAGTTTAATTGCTTGTTTGTATTTAGATCCTCGGTTCCATCACACCTTAAcggtaaaacaaaaaatcgaagcaaggcaatatttaaaaaaagtatgggatagaattaatgaaattaaccCTGGTAACATCACGTGTTTAAGTGTGTTCAAGTGTACATCAATCCGGCAACCAATTTTGTGAGAAATTATTAACCGAATATTTATCGCAAGGAATTGAAGCGAACTTAAATAATGCATCCGATGTCTATACAAAAATTGACAATCTGCAGCTTCCATTTTTAAGAAGTGACACAAATATTCTATCATTTTGGAAGGAAAAGCAGTTCACTGATCCCGACTTGTACTCGTTAAGCAATGTGTGCTTTGCAATACCACCCACTCaggtttgtacatacatataaacgtaacataatttttatttttattgtaacgtAAAACTgaacaaatgaattttttttatgctctagtacatatttaattaatcatgaacttaatttatttattcaatgaaccaaataagtataagtaaatgaaataagttttactaaattgaataaaattttgcttttctccCCAAAACAGGTGACGATTGAACAGGCATTTTCCACCCTTAAACTAGTACTAACAGACTATAGGAATCGATAAAGTTAGGAAACACTGGAAAACATATTGCTAGTAAAGCTAAATCCAAACTTTCTGGAAGCTGCTATAGACAGTTTGCCACTTTTCCAAGACGTAGATGacgaacaaatttaatttttttttatttttaaatgtttatacctacatacatatatcctacatatgtatattgcgttgtatataaaatgtaaatacactgaattcaaatacataaaatacatatatgtaaaacaaatacatatagtttTTCAATCACCATGAACAACACATCACTTATAGCTGCCAAAAAAGTACGCGAAACTAAAAATTGTCGAAGTGCTTAACAGTTTTAAAATGATCGAAAAAACTGTTTCGCGACTGCGACTGCTGACGACTTGCGAAGCAAATATAACGCTTTTGCTTTGGTTTGTGCAGCTGATCAAACACAAGCAAAGCAATGTGAAAAACTGCAAACCAATGACTGCCAAAAGTGCTGCGCATTTTCCTAATAATtgttttctgcttttgctttgcttgcgACTGCTGCTTTTTCTAAAGCATAAGCAAAagtaaaagcgaaaaaaaacttATCGTAGTTTTTTAATCACTGGTAATTACAACGAATGCAAGAATTGGAGGCAAGTAGCAACCACATTAATGGAAGACATACGACAATTCGAAGGACATAATATATATGCCCAAGAATTAATAATGATCAGAGGAATAGTCCAAGTATTGACAAAAGAAATGCAAGCTAAAGCAATGAGAACATTCGTCACTGGACTGAGAAGTGTAGCTATCAAGAATGCTATCTATGCACGAGCCTGCACAACATTAGCAGATGCCTACAGTATCGCCCGTATAATGCAACATGATTTACGCCGTCAGAACCTGAGTACATTACCGTGATACAACCATCATGAGAATCATAATTTCAGCAATCAACATCAGAATAATTATTCTTGTCAACAATAACCCCCAGTTGAACCATCCACCATATTCCGTAGACCAACGAGACACGGTTACAACAAGAATCAGCAACAACCACCACGAAATCCGCAGCCTCGACAGAATTATCAGAATCCATTTAAGAAAGTAGCAGGAGCATTGGGATACAAACGAGAACTAGATAATACAAGTCATGCTAATATGCAACCAAAGAATCAACGGATCAACCAAATTACACACGATCAACAATCAAatacagaatatttttttattctaaggcATGGGTTACCAACGCTTGTAAGGACCACAGAAGAAGGTAACtcagtgtatattttaattgatagtggtactgaagaaaattatgtaaatccaAAATTCCCTCACGCAAAAAGGATAGAAgtagaaagtaaaaaacaagCCGCTACTTTACGCggtaaatcattaattaaatataaaattaaagtgaATATAATAGGATACAGTATGGAATTTTTAGAACTCGATACTTTACAAGATTTCCACTTCCATGTTGCTACTGACACAATTTTTAGAATtgtatgaaatgtcaaacaaatgaaatgtaaacaaaagagaacagctgatttctgcgtttttaccacgtttttgactgtgcacacattttgccgataaggaaggaaaaggaaggaaggaaggaagcgtTTTTGAGTGTTTCTACTATTATTAGGAAAATGCGCAGCACTTTTGAGGTCATTGGTTTGCAGTTTTTCACATTGCTTTGCTTGTGTTTGATCAGCTGCACAAACCAAAGCAAAAGcgttatacgagtacatatttgCTTCGCAAGTTGTCAGCAGTCGCAGTCGCGAAACAGTTTTTTCGATCATTTTAAAACTGTTAATCACTTCGacagttttaaattattttgctatttaagggcacattgaaaaaattgatagtcATTAGTTTTTCTTAACTGCAATGGGGCGGAGCAAGCAATCGGAAATTTGGCAGTTTTTTGATAACAATCCAGACGACGGTTTTGCTACATGCAAAACttgtaaaaataaactaaaaaataatagactGTCGAacttaaaaacacatttaattaaaatacacagTATAAATGTTTCATTGAATAATACAGAACTATCGGAAACTTCTTCGATAACTTCTTTATCAAAAGtaatagtgaaaaaaaaagtaacaatTAAGATTAATAAAAAGCAGCTACTGAGATCATATATTGGTCTAGTCACCGAAGATTCTATTCCGTTTAATGTGCTAAATTCGGTAAATATGAAACATATTTTGAATCCTATTTGTGAAGGACTTTTTGCTGCAGACGGAAAACAAAGATGTTTGAATGCTTCAAACTCCAAGAAGACTTTACAGATCGTTGCTAACAATATTCGAAACGACATAACAGCAGAAGTGAAAAAAAGACTGTTATCGTTAAAAATAGACAGTTCTACGCGGCTATACCGAAACATTTTTGGCATTAGTGCGCAATTTATAACAAATGTGCTGATAAAATCACGCGTTCTAGGAATGGTAGAATTGAAGGGTGCTAGATCGAGTACTAGCAAAAATCTAGCCATGGAAATtataaaaaccttaaaaaaatacGACATTACTTTAAGACAAATAGTGTCAGTTACATCGGATAATGGCGCAAATATGCTTAAAGCAACTAAAATATTGTCTTTTGTTTGGCAAGAAGAATTGGAAGAAAATGAAGCAGATTGCGCGAATGATGagtatcttaaaaaaatcgaacttGTTGAGGAAATGCTAGATATGCTATTGGGCGATATTCAAGTTTGCCGTTGCGCTGCTCATACTTCACAGCTTTGGGCGCTCGACGTAACAAAATCCTCAGCTGTAACAAAGTACCTATTAACATGCCgtaatttgacaaaatatgtgagaaaaacaacaaatggaTATCGAGCTATATTTGAATTAAAGCAATTAAAGATGCCTCAACTAGATTGCCCTACAAGATGGAGATCGACCTTCGTAATGGTGGAAAATTTGAAGGCAGCAAAAGACGTTCTAAAAGAAATCGAATCCGTTAATTATAAGACCGAAGATGAAAATTTCGAGTTAGATGACTCCCTTTGGGAATTCGTTGAAAGCTATTGTCTTGTATTTAATCCATtacaaaaaagcataaaaatatttcaagaagaaCAATTATACTACGGCAACTTCTATGCACAATGGCTCAAGTGCAAAATATGCacggaaaatattattaaagataCGAACCACCCACTACTTAAAACAATCGGCGATATGATTTTGCAGTCCTTCGAAAAAAGAACAAACACGTTAATGCACACACACAGTTTAATTGCTTGTTTGTATTTAGATCCTCGGTTCCATCACACCTTAAcggtaaaacaaaaaatcgaagcaaggcaatatttaaaaaaagtatgggatagaattaatgaaattaaccCTGGTAACATCACGTGTTTAAGTGTGTTCAAGTGTACATCAATCCGGCAACCAATTTTGTGAGAAATTATTAACCGAATATTTATCGCAAGGAATTGAAGCGAACTTAAATAATGCATCCGATGTCTATACAAAAATTGACAATCTGCAGCTTCCATTTTTAAGAAGTGACACAAATATTCTATCATTTTGGAAGGAAAAGCAGTTCACTGATCCCGACTTGTACTCGTTAAGCAATGTGTGCTTTGCAATACCACCCACTCaggtttgtacatacatataaacgtaacataatttttatttttattgtaacgtAAAACTgaacaaatgaattttttttatgctctagtacatatttaattaatcatgaatttaatttatttattcaatgaaccaaataagtataagtaaatgaaataagttttactaaattgaataaaattttgcttttctccCCAAAACAGGTGACGATTGAACAGGCATTTTCCACCCTTAAACTAGTACTAACAGACTATAGGAATCGATAAAGTTAGGAAACACTGGAAAACATATTGCTAGTAAAGCTAAATCCAAACTTTCTGGAAGCTGCTATAGACAGTTTGCCACTTTTCCAAGACGTAGATGacgaacaaatttaatttttttttatttttaaatgtttatacctacatacatatatcctacatatgtatattgcgttgtatataaaatgtaaatacactgaattcaaatacataaaatacatatatgtaaaacaaatacatatagtttTTCAATCACCATGAACAACACATCACTTATAGCTGCCAAAAAAGTACGCGAAACTAAAAATTGTCGAAGTGCTTAACAGTTTTAAAATGATCGAAAAAACTGTTTCGCGACTGCGACTGCTGACGACTTGCGAAGCAAATATAACGCTTTTGCTTTGGTTTGTGCAGCTGATCAAACACAAGCAAAGCAATGTGAAAAACTGCAAACCAATGACTGCCAAAAGTGCTGCGCATTTTCCTAATAATtgttttctgcttttgctttgcttgcgACTGCTGCTTTTTCTAAAGCATAAGCAAAagtaaaagcgaaaaaaaacttATCGTAGTTTTTTAATCACTGGTAATTACAACGAATGCAAGAATTGGAGGCAAGTAGCAACCACATTAATGGAAGACATACGACAATTCGAAGGACATAATATATATGCCCAAGAATTAATAATGATCAGAGGAATAGTCCAAGTATTGACAAAAGAAATGCAAGCTAAAGCAATGAGAACATTCGTCACTGGACTGAGAAGTGTAGCTATCAAGAATGCTATCTATGCACGAGCCTGCACAACATTAGCAGATGCCTACAGTATCGCCCGTATAATGCAACATGATTTACGCCGTCAGAACCTGAGTACATTACCGTGATACAACCATCATGAGAATCATAATTTCAGCAATCAACATCAGAATAATTATTCTTGTCAACAATAACCCCCAGTTGAACCATCCACCATATTCCGTAGACCAACGAGACACGGTTACAACAAGAATCAGCAACAACCACCACGAAATCCGCAGCCTCGACAGAATTATCAGAATCCATTTAAGAAAGTAGCAGGAGCATTGGGATACAAACGAGAACTAGATAATACAAGTCATGCTAATATGCAACCAAAGAATCAACGGATCAACCAAATTACACACGATCAACAATCAAatacagaatatttttttattctaaggcATGGGTTACCAACGCTTGTAAGGACCACAGAAGAAGGTAACtcagtgtatattttaattgatagtggtactgaagaaaattatgtaaatccaAAATTCCCTCACGCAAAAAGGATAGAAgtagaaagtaaaaaacaagCCGCTACTTTACGCggtaaatcattaattaaatataaaattaaagtgaATATAATAGGATACAGTATGGAATTTTTAGAACTCGATACTTTACAAGATTTCGATTTCTTGATAGGAATTAAAGgtttaaagcaaatgaaagcaatgTTAGATACTGAAAGAAATGTATTAATTGTGAAAAGAATAAATTTAcaagaataaattatatgatagGAGAAGAAATGtataacaaagaaataaatgaattaatgaaaaaaaatgaacagaGTAAAACATTACCCTACGTAACTACAGTAGAGGCTGAAATCAGAACAGAAACAAATAATCCTATTTGATTCAGACAGTATCCATACCCCCAAGGGGATAGAGCATTTgtagaaactgaaataaaaaaaatattagataatgaaataatacagcCAAGTAAAAGCCCGTACAATTCACCCATATGGACGGTTTCTAAAAAAGGGAATGACGAGCAAGGCAACCCAAAAAGACGCATGGTTATTGACTTCCAGATGTTAAATGCGCAAACAATCGCTGATAGATATTCCATTCCGGACATCACCATGATGCTCCAAAACTTAGGAGAAGCACAGTACTTCACGACGTTAGATTTGGAATCAGgatttaatcaaattaaattaaaaaagaagacagggaaaaaacagcattttcaataaataatgccAAATATGAATTTCTACGACTACCATTTGGACTGAAAAACGCACCGTCGATCTTTTAAAGATGCGTTGACGACATCCTCAGACCATTCATAGGAGTATGAGCATacgtgtatatacatagatggtGTCCTAATATATTCAGCTAACCCTGAACAACATATTAAAGATATCACCAATAAATACACAGTTTACACGCAGCCAACATGAAAATCTCGGATGAAAagtcaaaactttttccaagACAGACAGAATTTTtaggaaatataattaaaaacggtAGAATCACAGTAGATCCAGGAAAAATTGAAGCTATAGATAGGTACAAACCCCCCACAAATTTACAAGACTTAAGATCTTTCTTGGGAATGACctcatattatagaaaatttataaaagaatttGCATCCATAACGAAATCATTAACACTCTACCTACGAGGAGAGAATggtaatatttcaaagaataaaagtagCTCAGTACATGTAAAATTAGATGACGAAGCACTTAAAACAGttgaaacactaaaaaataaactaaaagaacaaataaaattatttcaaccaGATTTTGGAAAAGGATTTGATTTGACTACAGACGCAAGCAATCATGTGATTGGAGCTGTATTGTCACAAGGCAAGAAACCTATAGCATACATTTCAGGTACATTAACACGAACTGAACAAAATTACTCAAGAAAGGAAAAAGAAATGCTAGCAATCGTTTGGGCACTCAAGAAACTTAGGAATTATCTGTATGGTCTCACTAATAATAATACTATTTACACCGATCATCAATccctaattttttcaatatcagaGGAAAAcccaaattcaaaattaaaacgatggaaaaattttatataagaatacgaagcaaaaattaaatatattaaaggagATTTAAATGTAGTAGCAGACGAACTCAGCCGTCAAGTAAACGTAACTACGAGCGACTCAATGCACTCGCAAGAATCATCCTCGTCAATCAGAATTAAAGATGTCAACGCTCCAGTGAAccaatttaaaacacaaattgtgataaaaaatgtgaacaaaTGCATTAGAAAGAGGAACAATTGTTGCAAACCACGagaaattttatgttaattacgTCACACCACAAGACTTGACAGATACACTAACGAAAATTATCAAACCTAATATCAGAACCGCATTTCACACTACACTTTGAAATTCATGATATTATAAATTCTTCATTTAATGTAGAGAAAaaggttttttgtcaaaatctaTTGAAGGACATTACGAGTGAAGAGgatagagaaaatataattaaacatacgCATGAAAGAGCATatagaaacgcaaaaaataatactttagaGATACTAGAAACTTGCTATTGGCCAAATGTAAAAACGATGTAATCCGACTAACTAGAAATCGTAGCATTTGTAAAGAGAACAAATACGAACGCCACCCGACAAaacaagtttttgcaaaaacaccCATACCCGAAGGTATAGGCACTCAAATACGAATGGACATATTCGAAATCGATGGAACAATGTATCTCTCATGCATAGATAGATACTCAAAATACGcatatatgagaaaattaaacgacAAAAGATAATTCTACAAAATTTTAGAGGAAGTACTCATACAAATATTCCCATTTTGCAACAAACTAATGACAGATAACGTCACTATATTTAATAGCATAGCAGCAAAAGCTCTATTCCAACGGCTATATATTGAACAGTCAATGACCGCAGCAAGCCTTTCAACATCGAACGCTCAAGTCGAACGGCTGGAAATTACTAGAATtcgcattaaacaaaataaatccaCCGCGACTGAAGAACTATTCAAAGCAATGAAGGAATACAATAGGACAATACATTCCGTCACAAAAAGGAAACCtatcgaattattttttgaaagaagcAAGACTAAAGGAATAAAAGAACTGATCCAAAGCAGAAGTATATGCTATCATACCACAATAAAAAACGAacataaaatgaatataaaacagGACAAACAGTTTATGTGAAACAAAACcgacgaaataaaacaaatccacggcatttgaagaaaacaatACAAGAGAATCGTGAGGACACAATTTTAACAACGGAGGGGAAGATCGTACACAAGGCCAACCTCAGAAACAATGATGAAGACAACGCTGACATTAATCCTAGCAACATCCTTAGCTCAGGAAATAACCGACTTACAAGATCGCAAGTACGTGTTAACCGAGACTGACCCATCATTTTGTATCAAGGACATGAGTACCTATTCCATATGATGAACTTAAGCAAAATACTTAAACCATACTACGAGATCGCCGAACAAAAAGGAGAGATGCCTAGTGAAGACGCAACAGAAACAGCAGTGTTTAACAGAATAGAAATCCTCAGAAAACAACTACTGAATAATGGACGAGCCAGACGCTCAAGACGATCTCTTGATTTCTTAGGatcgattttgaaatttatcacagGAGTCCCAGACCACGACGACCTGATCGAAATTAAAGCAATACTCAacgacataattgaaaataataagaaacaaagacaaattaattccaactttaaaataatgatgaaaacatttaatattgagacgattaaataaaaaattatattgcaaGAATTATACAAGGAATTATTTGACTTAACTACGACAATTAATTTCGCGAAgtatggaaatttttattcagcAGCAATAAATACGGACGAGATTGAAAGGATATTAGAAAAGGAACAAACTAGTATACCAGCTATTGCCATACTCGAATGTGCAGACACGCATGTAGGTAGATTAGACGACACtttcattgtaatttataaaCATCCAGTCATTAAAAAGAAATGCAGAGCATACAAAGTTACTCCATTATCCTATCGTCAAGgcattttaaatatgaataaaatcataagtaaatataattataaattatattaacatccaaatgtaaaaataatttaagaattaaattaaattaaagtttataattttacttgttaagagtagctaaaatattttttttaattgtaaaaagtgagtctgttaaatcaaatgtgctggaatgaaaattgaaatcatgacatatacggcggaatggttcgtttaactcaaaatttgttctagaaaattttaaaagtaagggtctaaactgcctggtagagcgagcggggacgttaaaattaatatcagataagagagatgggctacagaccgACCCACTCACGagttttataagaaatattataccaagcatctccctacgactagcgagtgtcgggagatttataagttttaaacggttagtgtaagggggaagatttaaactggaatcccaattcaaatgatttaaggcaaaaagtaagaattgtttttgaacggactctaacttatccgaatggacttggtaactagggttccataccacagaagcatactctaatataggcctcaccagagatgtaaaaagaatttttgtggtaagcggatctctaaattctttagaccaacgtttaacaaaactaagagcgcctttagctttaaaaaccgtggaagatacgtgaagattaaaattgagtttggggtccatagttactcccaaatcaacaaaactgtatacttgctccaacctaaagttttgtattgtgtatgaagttgggtctacagatctacgtgaaaagcacattgttttacattttttaaggttcaatggcatgtcatttctatcacaccaagaaactaggttgtttaagtctatTTGCATCTGGCA belongs to Bactrocera dorsalis isolate Fly_Bdor chromosome 1, ASM2337382v1, whole genome shotgun sequence and includes:
- the LOC125777702 gene encoding uncharacterized protein LOC125777702; the encoded protein is MGRSKQSEIWQFFDNNPDDGFATCKTCKNKLKNNRLSNLKTHLIKIHSINVSLNNTELSETSSITSLSKVIVKKKVTIKINKKQLLRSYIGLVTEDSIPFNVLNSVNMKHILNPICEGLFAADGKQRCLNASNSKKTLQIVANNIRNDITAEVKKRLLSLKIDSSTRLYRNIFGISAQFITNVLIKSRVLGMVELKGARSSTSKNLAMEIIKTLKKYDITLRQIVSVTSDNGANMLKATKILSFVWQEELEENEADCANDEYLKKIELVEEMLDMLLGDIQVCRCAAHTSQLWALDVTKSSAVTKYLLTCRMVELKGARSSTSKNLAMEIIKTLKKYDITLRQIVSVTSDNGANMLKATKILSFVWQEELEENEADCANDEYLKKIELVEEMLDMLLGDIQVCRCAAHTSQLWALDVTKSSAVTKYLLTCRQTVYVKQNRRNKTNPRHLKKTIQENREDTILTTEGKIVHKANLRNNDEDNADINPSNILSSGNNRLTRSQVRVNRD